The following nucleotide sequence is from Zea mays cultivar B73 chromosome 1, Zm-B73-REFERENCE-NAM-5.0, whole genome shotgun sequence.
gaggggatcgacttcgacgatgctttcgcccccgtggcacggatggaatctgtgcgactcctccttgcgctgtcagcccagcagggctggcacgttcatcacatggacgtcaagtcggcgtttcttaacggcgacttaaaggaggaggtctacgtacaccagccgccaggttttgcgatccctggcaaggagggcaaggtgttgcgcctgcgcaaggctctctatggcctgcgacaggcaccgagggcgtggaatgccaagctggattccacgctcaaaggaatggggttcacgccaagcccgcacgaggcggccatctatcggcggggcaatggaggaagtgccctgctggtgggtgtctacgtcgacgacttggtgatcaccggcgccaaggatgcagaggtggcagcgttcaaggaagagatgaaggccaccttccaaatgagtgacctggggcatctctccttctacctggggattgaggtgcaccagggagactccgggatcacacttcgccagaccgcctacgccaagcgcattgttgagctggctgggctcactgactgcaacccagctctaactccgatggaggagaggctgaagctgagtcgcgacagcacgacggaggaggtggatgctacacagtaccggcgtcttgtggggagccttcgctacctcgtccacacacggcctgacttggcatactccgtcggctacgttagtcggttcttgcagcgaccgacgacggagcatgagcaggctgtgaagaggatcatccgctatgttgcgaggactctcgaccacggtctctactacccgaggtgccctggggaggcacaccttgtcgggtacagcgacagcgaccacgccggtgacatcgacactagcaagagcacaagcgggatcctcttcttcctcggcaagtgcctcattagctggcagtcggtcaagcagcaggtggtggccatgtccagctgcgaggccgagtacatagcggcgtccactgcttcgactcaggcgctctggctggctcgactgctcggtgatctcctcgggagagacactggagcggtggaactcagcgtggacagccagtccgctctggcattggccaagaaccccgtgttccatgaacggagcaagcacatccggctgagataccacttcatccgagactgcttggcagaagggagcatcaaggcgcgtTACATCAACACtaaggatcagcttgcagacctgctcaccaagccccttgggaagatcaagtttgttgagctttgctccaggtccgggatggcccaactttcttacaagacgacgcccaagacttagggggagaatgatggaataagtcttgagcatctagaggacaacagtcgcttttgactgtcctctgtagtcctttagcatctagaggacagcttgactgtcctctgtagtctctttagcatctagaggacaacagtcacttttttgactgtcctctgtagtcgctttagcatctagaggacaacagtcgcttttgactgtcctctgtagtctctttagcatctagaggacaatcctgttgtgtggtgtgtgtgagaaggtgtggtagtgcagcctctagggctataaatatgggtctccaacccttagatgggtatggcattgtgtagtgtttgaggaaataaacagaaaattgtctcaactcatagtgtcatcctcttgatgagagttagagtccctctacttacagtcctcaccttcgagcaagccgaaggtatcaatgtaatacgaattctgttaatattcatacatgttttatagaATGCAAATATGAACGAGTCAACAAGATGCAGTTATTGTCTTCATTCTTATGCGTTCTTATTCatatattaaatgatgaaggtatgtccttattgaccttcgtctgataagCATTATatcatgtggagataatgctttggaagacgaaggtctgtaataattaacaattatgttgccttgttcttgacctacagcatttgagaataagtgaaCAACAGTCGAGTTCTCTCAGCTGCAACAAGTAAATTAGCATGTCAACATTTATCTTGTGAATTTCTGTTTTTGACAATATTGCCCTTCAACAGATTTTGAATGAATTAGAGGAGAAGTCTCTTCTTCTGTTAATCCAAAAGAAACTGCAAGCAACTGAGATGACTCGGCATAACCTTGAGCAAGAGAAGAAATATAGTTCTGAGCTTACACACACGTTCAAACGTTATGTGATCAGTTTGAGGCAACCACGATCGAGTTGGAAAGTATGTAGCTGAGCCTTTCGATTTCTTCTGAGTCCTCTATGTGTCTAATAATTGACTCCTTCTTATAGCTTACAAGGCCAACAACATTGTACTCAAAGTAGTAAAGGCTCTCCAAGTTGAAAGATAAAACTTTAGACATGAGGAAGTCATTGACTACATACAAAAACAACCTAGATCAAGGCGGAGTCGCTGTCAAAGATTTGACTGAGTTGGACTCGACCAACAAAGCCAAAGATCTTGCCCTAGCAACCATGGCATGACCTCTCCATAGTTCCCATAAGCAACCATGGCACGCACAGTTTCCGGCTAAGTTAGGTATGACTAGGATTAGGAGATCCAATCAATTGTCTCCTTTCATGGTTGTAATATATGATACATacacacagagagagagagagagagagatagagatgcTATTCGTCACTCTAGGTGATGATCACCCACCTTGGAGAATGACTTAAACAAATTTAAGTTATTTGTGGTCTTTATAAGTCATTTTAGGGTAGGTGATCATCACCTAGGGTGACAAATAGCACTGCTCTATAtgtgtgtgtgcgcgcgcgctcgcgccggtTATTCATTGCCTGAGAATCTGAGATAAGCTTTACGCTTTCATTTATTTGTGTAATCCGACTTTAAGGTTTGATGTCTAGTTTTACAAAGCATAATTGATATAACTTTCCCATATGGTATAAAGAAACAATTGAGAAGCACACATACATATGGAAAACATCACATCTGGATTTGAATTGTCAAATAAAATTTCAGAAAGAGAAAAATGTAAGATGAAGATACACTTACATGTATAATGAGCACAGGACATGTAACTTGAGGGATTTTATCAATATTCTAGAAGCAAATAAACAATAGAGAATTGTCAGTGTAAAATAGAGGTAGAGAAGGACATGAGGTTGCTATACTTCAGGTGCCTGAATTTTTAGAAATTTCTAGGCAACAATCATACACAGACAACTAGTACAACTAAAAGGACAACTCATAAGAGACAGTTTACTTTTTTCTTCTATAGCCAAACAATGACAAAATTGCATGTCGCCTGAATAACAAAAAATCAGGCACCTGAGATATAGAAGCGGATAACTCAATATTGAATGCCGCAATTAACAGATGACGACAAACCTTGTAGATGTCAAACCAATATGTGCGCTTCACAGGATACATAACTCTCAGCCCTGACAATATAGGACTATGCAGGACAACAGCTCGCAGCTGAGATAAACGACTGGCCAAATCTACAGTAGGCCCACTTCCAACAGATTGTCCATAAAGAATTATTTCTTCTTCCTTGGCACCAAATTTCTCTATGAGGCACTTGTAAGCTGCCTCTATGTCAGCATAAGTATTGTGTTCACTCGGCTAAAATGGGACAGCGCAAACACTCAGCAAAGTAGACACTTAGttttgttatgaaaaataacattgTTCAACTTCAAGATTTGATCATACCTTTCCTGATGATTGCCCATATCCTGAATAGTCATACCTGCATAATTTCAAAGCTACTATTAGCCTCTGATGACAGGAAAATCAAGTAACAAGTTACATAAGATGTATTGTTTACAAAGTAACATATTTTCCTCAAATGCATGATGCATTGATTACAATGTAAAACATTTTTTccctcgaacacgcaggagatatGCATGTCATTACATTAGAGAAGAATGAAGATTACAAACCCACACACATACACCTAACACAAACCACTGCTAACAGCAACACACATCACAAAACGAAAGAATCGATAACCAAAATATGTGCAGTGGGTTCCTAAAATGGCATCCAGAGGATGCAGAACTGGTGAACCCTGGCAGCACACACCGCAAAAGCCCCTCCCTCCTCATAATAATGCTCACGCTCAGAGTGGCGTAGTTGAACACTAGGTCATTAAGATGTTTCCAGTTTACCAAGCTACGATGATCAAACTGTTGGACCTTTTCCTGTAAGCCTTTCCAATAAGATTGGTCACGCAACAACACAATCTGGAGAAAACATCCCATGTCCAACTGAAGCCACACAGCAACCCAATTTTCTTGAAGATGACAAACCACACTCGTTGAACCACCACACAAGAGACAGGCAAACACTGAATTCATTGGCTTCACCACAGAGGGAAGAGGATGCTGGGTGAGCCAAGGCAAGCTATGCTTGAAAACTTATCCATGGTCCAACATCGATTAAGCACAGCCAGCATGTGCTCTTTATCACATACAATCATCATGCACATAAAGTCAACTTGAGCTGCAGCTATGTGTAAAAACTTTATTTTCCTAAGTTTATTTTATGCAAGCAAAAAAAAAACACATACAAGTTTTTCTGTCAAAAAGCTGGaataccaaaccccaaaacagccAGGCAGCATCTTCGCTGCCAAAAGTTTCAGCCCAGTAGCTCAACATTCCATGCTGTAATTCTAGAAAAAGAAATAGGAAAAAAACGAACTCCCTGAAAAATTCGTTTCCATAATTCCATTCCATATATTAGAAATGTCAAATACAGATTCCGAAATATAGAAGATTTTCATCAACTTAACTCACAAAGTAACACAAAATTCGAGGCATCGAACCATTAGATTTCACCAGTTCCGCCAACCACTCCTGTTATGAAAGGAAATGGACATTCCCACACTCAAAGGTCACAGGAACTTGACAAACGGGGACAAAGCAAATGGAAGTTAGGCGAGCGTACCAAAAGCATGAAATTCCGCTCGAACTTAGTAAAATCTAAACACActaggaagagagaggaaagaattTGGCGCCAGAACACAAGATTTCACACATCGACGATGACAAATCGAGGAACGCCTGAGTCCAGGGCTCAGCCGCCAAGACACTCATGCCCAAGAGCATCCACGGACCACGGATCACGCCAAACAGAAGAGGAGAAACAAGCGACGTGAAGCTAATTACACTTAGAGGGAAAGCAATCAAGGCGATAGGCGGGCCAATCCTCACCCGAGGATGTTAACGCGGAGGTTGAAGGACAGATGCAGGAAGAGCTGGTAGAGGTGGCCCAGGTCCGCGGCGTTGCCGTGGGAATAGAGCACCGTGGACGCGGCGTCCGGGTGGCGCACGTACATCGCCGCCAGCGTGTTCCCTTTGCGGGTGCGGAAGCGCAGCAACTCGACGTTCTCCCGGTGCGGCTGGCCGCTGAGCGTGGTGACCCCCGCACCGGCGTCCTCCACCAGCGCGTACGACGGCGGCGTCGGCGGGAAGAAGGCCATCTTCGCCGCCACACTCGAGGTCACCCCTCCCATCCTGATCCGTCACTCCTCGGTATCTAGTCGGTAGGGAGCTAGCTGGCCAGCTTGCGAAAGCTTCTTGTTTCAGATGTACTGCTTCTGAAGTGTTTAGCTCTATATCGGCTCTACAAACGACGGCCCGTGCACAGATGCACAATACCTATCGAGTCCACTCATCCGGCAACCAATGGCACCAAGTATTTATTTCAAAGAACCCCGTGCTCAACTTCTAAGCTCTCCTTTCTTTTTTGCAAAAACAGACCCGCACGCCATCTTGCTCTATACGTTTCTGCTTCTCTTGTACGCCGGCGACTCCTCGCCTACCGTCGCCGCCGTCACGTGTCGTAGGGGCATGGAGGAGCCACCTCCACTCTGCCCTAGTGGCAGCTTGATGGCACTCCTCACTGCTATGGACGAGCGAGGGGTACCTGGTCTTAGTGGTCAAGGCCATCTTGAAGACCATCAAATTTAACATGAGCATCGTCTTGGTGATAAACTTCACTTCGGAGTTTTTTTCATCGGATTTTAGTTCTGCATTTTATTAAAAACGACTTTAGAGATTTTTCACCTTTACTTGGTAATaaaatttaagctctgcattcactTAGAAACGATTTCGTAGCTTTCTCATCTTTACTTGGTGATAAAACTTTAGCTCCACGTTTCCTTAATAATAACTTTGGAGCTTTCTCACATTTACTTGGTGTTAAAACTTTAGCTCTAAATTCACTTAAAAAAGACTTCGGAGATTTCTCACCTTTACTTGGTGATTCaactttagctctgcattcctttaggaacgacttcggagCTTTCTCACCTTTACTTGGTGATAAAACTTACCTTCGTATTGGAGGTTTTTGGAAATCGGATCACTTGCTGACTTTGATATAACTTGTTTTTTTTTGGGGAATAGCATCATTATTGCCTTTAGGTGTTCTTTGCCTAATTATTACATCTTCGGACCCGTTAAAAAACCTTATCCCCTTTATAAGGAAAAAGGGTGCCGAAGCTTGGCATTAGATATAGTATCTTCAGAGCTCGTCGGCATTCCATGACCTTGAATGTCGTTTTcttccatgtccttcaatctgtatgagccTGATCTGTTGGAAGCTAAGACCAGGAAAGAGCATTCCCACTTCACTTACAATTTTCTCGTTGCATCTGGGTTAGGTACTCTTCGGAGTACGAGATGACCTAGTGCTATGCTCTTTAGTTTCACTTTCCTGTATCTCCATGTGGATTGGAGTGTATTGGAATGGATTGAGATGAATTTTGACTTAttatggatttaaaccgactcaataccacacaatccacatggattaacggCGAAACGAACATGCCCTGATGGTTTCTGCTTGATACTTCCTTATATGCTCGATTGCTTCAAGCCTTGACTCTTCTATTATATCCTTCGAGATTTTTTCATCATCCTGATTTTGAGTCAAAGCTATGACTCTTGCTGACCCCAACCtgacttcttcaggggtaactgctTCGTCCCCGAAGAGAAGCTTGAACTGTGTAAAATCagttgttggggactcgttctcaaatgctatgaattaagaacaaggcaacataaaatgttaaatgttaatgcccttcgtccgctgaagcattatttccttaaggatttaatgaacttcggacgaaggttaaagacggtacaattacgaaggttgaatctccgtaattgaactctcagagattgtataaaataattcgagatatgaagcattaacgacaagtaaattataaataaacaacatCATTCTCATATTAtacaaacttgatgtattcaaatgttagatacatttatacctctgccttggcaaagaatgatttccgagtgatgcgattgcaattgcaagaatgcgtgaacagtaaaggaatattgttcactatttataggcacaggacatagcctgtgaggaattacaatcatgcccctcataaaagtttacaacattgactcagacctttatggactaaaaggtcattctatctttaagtcggttcatcccttcaccttcggatatgttgtaTTATCAAAActtcatgaatgataccttcggcgtcacgtacgggcagcttcagccgaagctgtctctttctgtaggaccttcggcgacgaagcatggtcccaacagtagccccttcgcggtgctagatcgtttttcgtaacgagcttgatccgtgaaaaaagtctcttaggcttcaggaagccgaaggtccgaaaaacaccttccctgagctcgttgtcgagaaacgatagcggtcccaccctgcagggttactatttggtctctgcggtccaccgcgcagtgggtgtgagcagctgtttgcctggtgtaaaaatcctgacgattcaccttcttacttgcagtactatataaacagacgggtaggtgtgaagttaccacagcattcattgctattgcactgttttgctgccaaaatttttaaccatagccgaagcttgactctcgcaatcagacgaagctccagtttaaagcctacttcgtcagaagaaaaagcttcgggagagaaagttttttagttcccaagaaattcagaattaaatggccagagtgcgctctaccgctagagttgagcgtgagggaggcgaagccgaaggagcggagactgttcctatctccgaagtgatgcaacgatccggactagtgacctcagaaggaatccgcactgccgagacagagcagactgttgccgatacagaacaagttgctgccgaagcggaagaaggagatattgaggaagctgattccgatgatgattaccatattgtcgtaccaagcaagcccagccatttggacttcggaaagtcgactgtctccaaggctgatttctccaaaatggtgaagtcgggctatttcagtgagaatgagaagaagctgcttcgcttcgggggggaagaaactaccccgaagccagaaaaggatgaaatagttattttcaagagctttctaaaagctgggttgagattccccttaaataggatgatctctgatgtgctgcaaagatttggtatctattttcaccaactaactcccaacgcgattgtcaggctcagcgtctatatctgggctctccgaagccaggcggtggagccgtttgccgacagcttctgtcgagttcatgagctgcattaccaaactaaggccagaaaagatggattgcatgaaaattttggttgctataattttgcttatcggaaaaccacgaagtttcccgtgatcagctaccgaagcaaatggccggcaggctagaaatcagaatggttttatgtcaaagttgacgaagacaaagagaagctggttcagagccctcttgaactaatcttcggagaaacaagaccccgatgcaaaatggcagtagaaggtccaacttgggctgcactgggcgaattcaaaattattgcagaacatattggcactagagatttagtgcaggaattcctggccttcagagtttttccaactatgaaagagtggacaatgccgaagcttaaaggggaaaagaaagagggggaactcgtccgactgccctactattataagttcaagaaatattttaaagtaccctgccaagaatggcttgatacaattgaaataatgagtaatgaaattcttgggaattactctaaaaaagaggaccaactgatgacagcggccttcggcactcggccgaaacgaaggctgaacagggtgcttgatgccataggatttgaatatgctgactacgaccgactg
It contains:
- the LOC100273334 gene encoding uncharacterized protein LOC100273334, producing the protein MGGVTSSVAAKMAFFPPTPPSYALVEDAGAGVTTLSGQPHRENVELLRFRTRKGNTLAAMYVRHPDAASTVLYSHGNAADLGHLYQLFLHLSFNLRVNILGYDYSGYGQSSGKPSEHNTYADIEAAYKCLIEKFGAKEEEIILYGQSVGSGPTVDLASRLSQLRAVVLHSPILSGLRVMYPVKRTYWFDIYKNIDKIPQVTCPVLIIHGTADEVVDWSHGKQLWELCKDKYEPLWLRGGKHCDLELFPEYIRHLKNFFHSLEKSPSHRQAWRENVDRIEPSRKSTDFFEPSRKSTDQRKKSRSTRDKTRNTEHRYSNVEKVDKLKISFDQFEKSRRSVDIFERPKRNIEQLDCGRKSVDRLDRIWAS